The following nucleotide sequence is from Mangifera indica cultivar Alphonso chromosome 1, CATAS_Mindica_2.1, whole genome shotgun sequence.
GTTGTTGAAAATATTTGAGGGGCAGTGTGATAATGTGATAGATTTAATTGTTGCTACAAATGAAGAAAGCAGTTCTTCGATGTGACATATATGGCAGGACACCCCATATTCACTTGGGGAAAGGGTTGTGTTACGTTAAGGACTCTGTCTATGCCATGCAGCCAAATATGGGACAAGAGGGATGCATGGCTGTTGAGGTATACCTTGCTTTAGTGTGATTATTTTCCAAACCTTTTAAGACTGTGGACATAAACATAAATTGTTAGACTCCCAAATGTGAAGGTGTATCAGAACAGGGGTAGTCGTGGGAATAGGGGATTATGTTGAGTGAAGATCCTAGGTGATTCTCCAATCATGGGAAAGGGCCACGTGCCCAACTAGGATTGGGATGGGGGATATTATTGTGTATAAGGAATAAAATAACTTGAAAAGGCTTTGGGCAATGTGGTTTTTTTGATAGGAAAGCTTTGACTTTAAAGAGGTGACTGCTCGAATAGCCAAAAATTCCCTTTTTACAGTATTTTGTGtgagtgctttttttttttaaagaatatcgGTTGACTtgtatttctctatttttaatcaataatatacaTGCTAGTTTTCCTCTTCCCCATTTGTTGCTAGCTTTTCTTTGAATTGTTGTTATTTCTCTGGTTTTCTCTAAGTTTCTAATCTAATTCCTAATAAAGTGATATCAGAGCAGAAGTTTCTGGGGAATTGTCCTGACAAGAATGGATTCTAGGGTGAAAAGTCTAGAGAAAGAAGTAGTAGCGGTTAAATACATATTAGATTCATTTACCTCTAACATACAGTCAATTAAGGCATGTTTAGTGGGGGCTTTAAAGAGGTTGGAACTGAGagatgatttgaaaaaaaaattcaatagagATGTTGTCTTCTATGGTGAAAGCATCTCCAATGGTGGTCCAAGGTAATGAAAATGTTGATCCTACCAAGGGTTAGAGGACAATTNNNNNNNNNNNNNNNNNNNNNNNNNNNNNNNNNNNNNNNNNNNNNNNNNNNNNNNNNNNNNNNNNNNNNNNNNNNNNNNNNNNNNNNNNNNNNNNNNNNNNNNNNNNNNNNNNNNNNNNNNNNNNNNNNNNNNNNNNNNNNNNNNNNNNNNNNNNNNNNNNNNNNNNNNNNNNNNNNNNNNNNNNNNNNNNNNNNNNNNNNNNNNNNNNNNNNNNNNNNNNNNNNNNNNNNNNNNNNNNNNNNNNNNNNNNNNNNNNNNNNNNNNNNNNNNNNNNNNNNNNNNNNNNNNNNNNNNNNNNNNNNNNNNNNNNNNNNNNNNNNNNNNNNNNNNNNNNNNNNNNNNNNNNNNNNNNNNNNNNNNNNNNNNNNNNNNNNNNNNNNNNNNNNNNNNNNNNNNNNNNNNNNNNNNNNNNNNNNNNNNNNNNNNNNNNNNNNNNNNNNNNNNNNNNNNNNNNNNNNNNNNNNNNNNNNNNNNNNNNNNNNNNNNNNNNNNNNNNNNNAATCTCCAATTTAGCAGGATAATCACTCTGTGGGTTCGTAAGAAGAGTTAGGAGATGACTGGGAACTACCCTCAGGGCTCATTTGTGTAGCCATATCTCTTTGTGACGGCACCTGAGAAGCCATGTTTTCGGCATCCAAGATTTCATCAAGCTTCTCATCTGCATGTTTAATCCAACATTATTGACAAGGTAGACTCAGAAAATTAAAGCAAGAGGGTGAAATAAGATGATCAATGTAGGAGCTTCTTCAATTGATACTCATAACTAAAACAGTTCTAGGTACAACCTATTTTCCAGAAGGAAAACGAAGTTTGACCAAATTTCATTTGGTTGTGTTGCAACATTTGCTGCACCTGATAAAAGGAAATTCTAGGGATTCATACTTAGTCAAACACAAGAAAAATAGAGGTCTAACCCCACTTTCCAGCACTGACATTTAACAAACACAAATATTTCAAAAGAGTAATTTCATCATAATTCATAAGGATAGTTTTCAGGTGTGAGACTGAAAGTCCATCCTGTAGCATTGGCTGACTAAATGTTTTAGCTTACTAAGGTAGCAAAAGGAAACGAGAAAGAACAAACTTTCGAGAATGAATTCTTGCCCCTGCATATTCAATGTAGAAAAAAGTCACGCTTAAGCTCTACAAATCAATGATCACAAGTCCCTCCATGTAGGAGATGCTAAAATGGACTTTGTTGTCTTGACCTTTTACAGATTTCTACTGACGTTATCTAATCTCTCTGAAATTCTTCTTCGCATAGATAAACAGATTTGATCTACAAAATTATTTCAAGACTAGGAGTATGATCTTGCCATATTGGTTATAAGGTGCAAATAATGGGGTAAAGGTTATTAGGACAATAAATGCCCCAGAACTATGTACATATGTAACATTGGGGGACTAACATAACAAAGCAATCAAGGCaagaataaaagaataacaaagaaaggaaaactATACCTTGAGAGCTTGTCAACGAATTCTCACTAACCAAATCTGACCAACCAGGTACACTACTGGAGCGGGCCACATGGCTCTCACTCTTCATCAAATAGCCCTGCTCAACACCATAGTTAAGACAAACCCCATTAGGTACTAAAACTCCAGTCGAAAATGGAGACGCTGCCATAAAATTCTTCGCACCACCACGATCAAGAAGCTGCATAGCAGGTGAATACTGCCCCATGACAGGAGGCACAATAGGCCCACTTTTGGACTTAGGCCGCCTCTGAAACTGAGAATGTAAAGAAGGAGTCTTGGTAACACCGTAACCTGAAACTGGACTACAAATCCACCTCTCTGCATCTTCCCATTTAGAAGGCAATGTCCTTCCACTATAAAATGGTGTCAAAGCAGCAGCACTTATGTGCCTCTTGCTGCTGCTGGTACTTGTTGGGTGCGGCACACGCTCTGAACTCCATCCCTTGGGAGCTCCAGGACTTGGAAAATAACCTAAACCCTCTGTAGCAACTAAGCTTTTCTTCATTTGTtcgaataaaatattatcagccCTTGTGAAGCTaatctttcattctttctttgttAGCTTGTTCATTGCCAGAAAAGCTTTGAAACAATCCAAGAAACCAAGAAAGTGCAAGGTAAGTGAAATAATGGCAAAAAAATAGCATCTTTGCTGGCTTTACTGGCTATTTAAGGTCATTTTTTTTATCGGAGGCgataatgtaaattttatagatGATACCGATATTTGTTTGCATTTGGACAAGGCTCACGGGGAGAGAGGAATGATGGTAATTGATGCATAGAATGGAGTCCatgaaaatttctaatatttaggATGTGGCCAATCTCTGCATCAAATAATTGTTTGGAGACAGAGATGGCTAACTTACTTTTCACAACTGGAGCTTGGGTGGAGTTATCCCTCCCTTTGCTCCATTCCTGCAATACAGTATTTACTTTTTAccataaagtaaattataaaattatactgTTGTGCAGAGCAAAAAAAGAAGTGCCCACTGCTCACTTCTGAACCGCTTTGCCGTGTGTAACTTACATCAGTCATGATCTCCATTGAGACTTAGTCAAAGTATAACAGAGGAAGCATGcggtgagagagagagagagagagagaggttatATTTGGTTACAAGAAATAGAGAATTTTGagaattgtttatattttctttggatgggaaaaagttaaaaagttttGGGATTTGTAAAGGCAAGAGAAGCGACAATGGCGTTTTGTGTCTTCAAGGTAAACTTCGGGTAGTGTTTGCTGTCACAGCACAGCAGCAACACCATGTCGTTGCGGCGGATTAGCCGTGGCTTTTTAACATTTGTTAATAGCTTCTTCCTTCACCCTGTTTAGAAAATTGTGGGCATTCCATGGCATCAGGCAAATATTGAAAATCTAGTTGTCATGTTTGAgtgaaaataaaacaagtttcgtaaataaaaaaagtatgaattcaaatcatttttgctaatattattataaaatgctGGCAAAAACCTTGCCATGGTTCATTTcccaaaaaataattgaatttaaataggATTCCTTTTTATCCAAGCCGAAAACATGAAAATCAAAGTTAGATTTATGCAGATGCCCACAGGCGGTTTTGGATTTCATCTGTTTTGATCCCATCCATGATCTGTAGTCAtgtataatcaaaattcaatgaacaaaattatttttaaaatggttatACTAATACAGGATACAGCGGGGCACACACACACAATTTTCTTCTAATATCTTTATATTGGTAAAACATTTTAGAAATAAGATTTGTCTTGAATAAATTTGTGATGCTATTGAAAAGGAACttgattttatattcaaatcacTCTCATTTGTAAGATTTTTGTGTACTATCTTTTAAAGGAAACGACAACTAAGAATGTACTTTTACTAAAATttaggtcaaaagatttatttcacTCAAGATTTAGCATATCTCTAAATTTTtacttgttaaatttaaaaaatattaaaattaaattttaggccaaaagacttattcccacccaaggtttcatGCATCTCCAATcaagtgttaaattattatttagagaTTTTACATACATCTATGCGAATCATACATATCAATTGTGACAAATCTGATCATTTTGACCAGGTTTTGAATAGTTTCTATGTCAAAAAATCACTAGAGAGAGAAGAGATGTCAGTGGTAGAGTTGATAATACGCCAAAGTGTAttgttggaaaagaaaaaatgaattgtttaaaatataaatataatattttaaactttaaggatgacgttaactttaaaatatgaaaactctataattagagagaaaaaatcaactttttaatttgaaaaatataagattagAGAGAAATTATcagtttaaaaaagaaaattttatatttaataatattaataaaatttaatataaagatgagtatttaaatttttaaaattttaagggttaaCCGAACTAGGGGTGGGCATAAGTCTTTAGAcctgaaaattaattttgaagatGCATGACTTGAGTGACCACTATAAGGGACAAACTTGTTCCATATTTTCATCCATCAGGGAGAAAACATGGCCTCTGTCTGCCAATACCATATTTCTAAATTTACGCCATCAAATGTAAAGTGCCACATGCCTCCACATTCACCATCGTGGTTgtagaaattttgttttttaaatttcctgGATTGCCTTTATATTTTCTCCTGATGTTagaaagttattaatttttcctGAGCACTTATGTATACTCTCTTGTACGCTTCACAGACTCTGTATTTGTGTTTCAGAATCACAAATGGCTTCAACTGTGTTCTGCAACTCACTGATTCCTTCCACAATAGTTTTCTCAAGAACCCACTTGCCAGTTCTCCTTTACAAAGACTCTTCAGCAGAATTCTCACCTTATATTAACTATAACTGCCACTTGAGAATCAACCAAAGTGGGAAAAGAAACGAACTTGCACAGGTAAGAGCTACAATGACAGAGTCTCCAACAAAGGATAGTGAAGCTGCTGGGCTGCAGACGAAAAGAAGTTGACGATTTTAGTTGCTGGGGGTGGAATTGGTGGGCTGGTTTATGCTTCGGCTGCTAATAGGAAGGGATTTGAAGTAGTTGTGTTTGAGAAAGATGTGAGTGCTATACGAGGAGAAGGTCAGGACAGGGGTCTAATTCAGATACAAAGCAATGCATTAACTGCTTTGGAAGCTAATGATTTGGATGTTGCTGAGGAGGTTATGAAAGCTGGGTGTGTTACTGGTGATAGAATTAATGGATTGGTTGATTGAGTTTCAGGTAATTGGTATGACGTTTTAGCTTCTTAACTTGATTGCCTTTGATTTGATAAATTGGTTCCGTAAGAAGATTCTTCGAGTACGAGATTGACTGTAATTTCTAATTCTGTGTGAGATATATCTCCTGGAATTTGGTGGGCTTGTATTTGATTGATCAGTTCAAAGCCATTTAGATTGTTTTTAATGATTTTCTGCTCTTCATGGTTGAAGTTTGTCAATTGAAAAGTATAGACAGTACAAGAGCTTAGGTTTATAGTAAGACTCAACATTCTTCTTATAATTGGGATTTTAGTTGTCGACTGATAATTTAGTAGAACTTTATTCAAGATGCTGTTTTTGAAACCCTGAAACcaaaaaataactcaaaaagGTTATTTGATATAAACATTAGCTTGGAGACTTCAAAATTACTATGGATTAAGataaacaaatagaaaataaaacaacaaactCAAAAGCTGACATTGGTTGGGTTTTCATCATGGTGAAGCTTGGGTTTTCTGTCATGCTATGATTGCCTTCTGTTGTTCTAATGAAATTGGTCCATAGTTCCATGCCCtacatcaattttaaattatcaccTCTTTGGTATATGGTGTTTATCTATTAATAATGTCAGTAGTTTTCATGTTTTTTGCTGTTTTGCGATTCTTCTTCATTTCAGAATTGTCCATTGGTGCAATCTTCTGGCCACTTATCAAAAAGGATGTTGTTTATGTAACTGACTAGGTTGTTGTACCCAACAAACTTTTTTGGAGTCTAGGAGAAATGGAATTGCTGGGTTTGTTTTACTATAGgtttttgaatcaaatattaatttacagtGATTGAAGTGAACAAAGACAACATGATGTTTTGAATACTTTTGGAAACCTCTATATTTGGTGACAATGGCATGATTCTTGGCTGCAGTAAAATAATTCATCTGTCAGAAATCTTTGGTGATAAAAAAACAACCATACAAGAACTAATAACAAAGTAAAAGTGGGATAAAAAAACAACAGAATTGAAACTAGTGCACTCAAGTCTGCTCTGGCTCAAAAACTGGTCATGTTattcaattgattaattttagtaattataCTTCCAAACAAGATCAATTGTTTTCACATAGAATAATTTCAGTTTATTCCACAAATAACAAAGTTGGAACTTGATTAGTGGACCAAATACACCTAATGCATTGTTAATGTTAATTGGTATCTTATGTATGTCACTATGCAACAATAATGCCATCATTAGAAATAGATCAATTcaggaaaatatcatttattgttGCCAAGTTAGATGCTGAAATGAGTTGTGTAATTAAAAAGTTATCCAAAGTCCACATAATATGTCATAATGACTGCTTCTGTAGGAAAATGTTAGTTATTGGCATCCAATCACACTAAATGCTTCATGGTCATCAGGTCCATCAAGTTTGATACTTTCACTCCTGCAGCAGAAAGGGGTCTTCCAGTCACTCGAGTAATCAGCTGAATGACTTTGCAACAAATCCTTGCTCATGTAGTTGGggatgaaattattttgaatgACAGTAATTCTGTTAAATTTGAGGAAAATGGAGATAAGGTAGTGTAGCTGCTGATTGGTTGCAGATCATCCATTTCTCACTGAGTGCTTTACTGGATAGCATCTGATAATTTCTTTTGTAAAGTAGACGTCTCGACAATTCCTTCATGATGACATTTCATTCTTTTGTACTTGTGTTGTTCACGAGCTTAGGTTACTTTAGTGCTTGAAAATGGAAAAAGCTATGAGGGTGATCTTTTAGTTGCAGCTGATGTTATATGGTCAAAGGCattattgtaaataatatataattctttttctaaTGCTGATCGACAgtttttattgttcaattgtTATTCATTGTGATTATCTTCATCTtggaaatatttcaaaattgtttttcttctgTGAAGGTGAGGAAACACTTATTTGGACCAAGTGAGGCCACCTATTCAGGCTACACCTGTTATAGTGGTATTGCAGATTTTGTGCCTGTTGATATTGAGACTGTGGGGTATGTTCAACTCTGCTTAAATACTTCATGTTTACCCTTCCTCTGCCATTGTATTTCCTAGGCTATCTGTTGGAATGTGGATTaggctttcttttctttctttcttttcattctttattatttatataatttttaaaatgtatttagCTGCATATTGTGTTCTCTCATGTGACCTTCTATTCGGAAGGTATCGAGTATTTCTGGGACACAAACAGTACTTTGTTTCTTCTTATGTGGGGGCTGAAAAAATGCATGGTTTGCATTTCACAAGGAACCACCTGGTGTTTTGGATGGCCCAAGGGGTAGAATCTCTTCCAAATCTCTAGAAATTCCAACTATGCTTGTTTTTGAAATTCTACTTAGATATTTTTGCAGGCAATAAGTGTGTTGACTCTGCATAATGAGcatatatcataaaattgatttataatctCCTTGGAAGGAAAACAAAACTAATTCTTAAAATTACTGTTTTAAAATTGCATCTACTAATTGATAGGGATGTACCAGGAAGTCCTGAAAGTAACAGAAATGAAAGTAAAATTCTGGGTAATTTACCAGGATGCAGTACGCAAGGATTTTCTACAACAGATGATCTACACAAAGAGGGCTCTCACAAAAATTATGTTATCATTATTTGAGAGTTGTTATGTCTGGCTTTTCTCCCAACTTCATGGTAATTGATAAatgtattgtattattataaatggAGTAGCTGAACCCTGAAAGAACTTTTAATTTATACTCTTTTTCACTGAATCACTTTTTTAGTTTCTGAAGATGCATTATTTGAAGAACAATGCAGCTGAACTGAACAGATGACATCAGGAATATCTTCTCTTTCAGATAATTAAATATGAGAGAAGGATTTAAATGTTGAATGCAGTGATTCTTCTTTCTATGAGTACACATCTGTTTCATATATTGTCGGGTAAAAAGGAAAGGTTGTTGAAAATATTTGAGGGGCAGTGTGATAACGTGATAGATTTAATTGTTGCTACAAATGAAGAAGCAGTTCTTCGATGTGACATATATGGCAGGACACCCCATATTCACTTGGGAAAGGGTTGTGTTACGTTAAGGACTCTGTCTATGCCATGCAGCCAAATATGGGACAAGAGGGATGCATGGCTGTTGAGGTATACCTTGCTTTAGTGTGATTATTTTCCAAACCCTTTTAAGACTGTGGACATAAACATAAATTGTTAGACTCCCAAATGTGAAGGTGTATCAGAACAGGGGTAGTCGTGGGAATAGGGGATTATGTTGAGTGAAGATCCTAGGTGATTCTCCAATCATGGGAAAGGGCCACGTGCCCAACTAGGATTGGGATGGGGAGATATTATTGTGTATAAGGAATAAAATAACTGAAAAGGCTTTGGGCAATGTCGGTTTTTTGATAGGAAAGCTTTGACTTTAAAGAGGTGACTGCTCGAATAGCCAAAAATTCCCTTTTTACAGTATTTTGTGtgagtgctttttttttttaaagaatatcgGTTGACTtgtatttctctatttttaatcaataatatacaTGCTAGTTTTCCTCTTCCCCATTTGTTGCTAGCTTTTCTTTGAATTGTTGTTATTTCTCTGGTTTTCTCTAAGTTTCTAATCTAATTCCTAATAAAGTGATATCAGAGCAGAAGTTTCTGGGGAATTGTCCTGACAAGAATGGATTCTAGGGTGAAAAGTCTAGAGAAAGAAGTAGTAGCGGTTAAATACATATTAGATTCATTTACCTCTAACATACAGTCAATTAAGGCATGTTTAGTGGGGGCTTTAAAGAGGTTGGAACTGAGagatgatttgaaaaaaaattcaatagagATGTTGTCTTCTATGGTGAAAGCATCTCCAATGGTGGTCCAAGGTAATGAAAATGTTGATCCTACCAAGGGTTAGAGGACAATTAGGAAAGTATGAAGGAACCCATTGAATTTCATTGACAAGATAATCATCTGCACCACATAGAATTGTTGTTCTTCACCGTGGAGATCCTTGTGGTTGGTTGTTTAGGGCGGAATCATAATTCTAAGTTAATAAGATTAGCAATCATGAGAAGTTGGCCTCTGCTGCAATGTGTATGGAGGAAGATGCATTTAATTTTGATCCCCATTCAAAGGATGGGCTTAGTTCAAAATAGAGTCGCTAAGTGTTTTCAACAGTCATCAAACGAAACCCCTTATCAAGAGCTTATGGCTCTTTAGCAAACAATGTCGGTAGCGTCCTACCTTTGTTGATTTGAACTATTATTGGCTCCATTACATGTATGTCTGACGATTTGTTGCTTGGAGCCATTTTAAATACACCTTCGAAGGAAATTCAGGTTGAGGTACAAATGGTTGAACCTACAAATTTGGGCCAAGCATTTCATTGGGcgcaaaaaataaaagataagaacAATGTTTGGGAGAAGCAGTGGGATGGTGTTAGAAACCCAActcttttcaaccaaaacacaaaattaaaacacaaaaacataataaactaaactatttcattaaccaaATATTACAATGATAAACCGAATAATTCAAGAAGTTCGTAGCCTCTCATTTTCCAGCCGTTCGAGGTGCTAAAGACCTCCATAAATCAGCTAAAgatggctgccctcaaaccaaactaatacattttcttctctctcccttttaaaacctcaaaacatatatttataatagaaatagactattggattgaggacaaatgtcccaatcctaacatttccctcccCTTCAAAACCATCTTGTCTTCAAgatagatatttatataatgatttaaatttttttttgatatttttaattttttttgttttttttaatttattattattattatttttttttctctacctaccctctctctctcctatTGCTTCTtcaccctttttttttctttccaacgACCCCAcatcttctctttttctcttcccaagAAGCCCACCTACTGCCTTCCCTTCTATTTTCCCAACCACAACTCTTCTCCTTTTCCCAACAAGCCAACTGCCAGTGCCCTCCAGcgctctttttttttctttctctcctttctctttcttctccttgtctttttcttttcttctttcttctccttcatccttctttcttcttccttctgctttCTCTGCGTGTTCTCCTTTCTGCctatgtactttttttttttttcaaactcttGCCGACATTCCATTTTCATCTTCCTTCTTCCTCTGTtttcgttttcttcttcttctctctttttttttgacACTTTTCCAGTATGTAGTCACCGACTCATTTCTCCCATTCTTCTTCAAGTCAGCCTCCTCCGTAAACATTTTCTGACGACTCTTTACTTTTCCGACCATCATTTATCTTTCCCGCTAGATcaaatgctctgataccattttgttaggaacccaactcttttaactaaaacacaaaattaaaacacaaaaaacataatactaaattatttcattaacaaaaacattacaatgataaaccgaacaattcgaggagttcggAGCCTCCCATTTTTCGGTCGTCCGAGGCGTcagagacctccctaaatcagtcAAAGATGGTTGCCctcaaaccaaaccctaatatatttttttctctttcccttttaaaaccccaaaacatatatttataatagaaattgactattggattgaggacaaatgtcccaatcctaacagaTGGCAAGCCCAACAAACCTATTAACCCAACTCTTCATCCAAACAAGAAACCCAACTAAGGGAAATTATAAGgttgaaaactttaatatatCCACAACGGGAACTTCTCATTCCAATTCCTAAAAGGTTTGGAGACATAGAAACAACTCAAGGAATCTTTGAGAAATGATGTTGGGTCAAAAATTGGGAATTATTCGGGATGAGGAGGAGGGAATATTAAGCGCTTGTCTGATGTTAAGTTCCACCATAGGTTGGAGAAGAAACTTTGTTTCCATTGTGATGAACATTTCAGTTTGAACTAGAAACTTAAGGAAAAAGGAGCTGAAGATAAATATTGAGTTATGGTTAAATTCAATGGTAGGTATTAATTTCCCAAAGACAGTTAAACTAAAAGAACTGATTGTCACTGGTGAAGTAATTGTTTTACTAAGCTATGGAGTTATTGGTGGTATGCCAAAACACTAAGCTAAATCTTTAAGGAATCACCTCCACCAAaagttttttttccctttcaatCTTGGAAGTATAACTTAGTTCTTTAGTGGCTTGAGTGATGAACTTGGGATGTGAAGGCTAACGAGAAAACTTAAATTGTTCGGTTTTTGGCAAGGGCAGAAAATGTGTTGCATGGTGATCCAACATTGATCAAAgccaacatttcatttaaattgttGCTTAAGACAATTTGTAAGGAGGGGCAAGGGTTATAGATAGAACTGTGTTTAACTAAATGAGAGGATTCTTTGAAGTCCATGGAGTATAGTTGGGAGATTTAGGAGGTCCTAGATAAGTTTGAACCTTTGTTCAAAGAACTTCAGGGGCTACAACCTGAACATCCACAAGATTATGCAATACCCTTGGCAGGAGGCTCTCAACCGCCAAATATTTGtctatattaatatatgcaTTACTTGAAGAACTAGAAAAGATTGTGAAAGAAAAGCTAGTAACAAACATGGAAGAGGAAAGCTTTGCATGTATAATATCAAGTACAAATAGAGAAATACAAGTCAAACAATATTTTGAGAAATCAGAACAAGGATTAACACAAAATACAACAACAAAAGAGCATTGTTGGCTACTCGAGGAGCCACCTCCCTAAAGCCAAAACTTCCATATCTAAAAAACCCAATTGCTCAAAGCCTCTAGTCTATTTTATTCCTTATGCATAACAATTTCTGTCCATCCCAAATCCTAGTTGGGTGCATGACCCTTTCCCATG
It contains:
- the LOC123227158 gene encoding uncharacterized protein LOC123227158 encodes the protein MKKSLVATEGLGYFPSPGAPKGWSSERVPHPTSTSSSKRHISAAALTPFYSGRTLPSKWEDAERWICSPVSGYGVTKTPSLHSQFQRRPKSKSGPIVPPVMGQYSPAMQLLDRGGAKNFMAASPFSTGVLVPNGVCLNYGVEQGYLMKSESHVARSSSVPGWSDLVSENSLTSSQDEKLDEILDAENMASQVPSQRDMATQMSPEGSSQSSPNSSYEPTE